GGAAATCTCTACAGAAatcataaagatgtttttttcattcttctgGGCCTCACTTCTCCTCCTGATAGCCTTCCGTCTTCATGTCGTTCAAGCCCAGGTCTTCGTTCTGCTCGAACGTGCGGGTGTATTTCTCGACGGTCATCTCCGGGTCTTCCTCGGGGGCGTAGACGTTCTGCAGGTAGCTGTTCCCGGCGGGGTCGTCCAGGATGACGTGGATTTTCATTTCTCCCGCCACGATCTGGTCTATTTTCTCCCCGAACTGGGTGAGCTTTTGCAGTCGATCCTCCGTGCTGCTGTCCCCGCAGATGAAGGGGTTCTTCACCACGATCAGGTCTTTGATGTCCTTCAGCAGACCCTCCAGGGTGGTGAATTTGCCCCCCAGAGCCCCCATGCCCAGCTCGAACTCCAGCTCGGGGATGAGGACGCAGCAGGTCTCAGACTTGAGCAGATCTCGGGTCATGTCTGAGGGGTCGGTGACGTGCAGCGTGATCCTGGTGCCCAGCGCCTCGGTGGCCCCTCCCGACTTCACCTCGTTGGTGCGATGGCCGCAGCTGTCGCAGTTGGTGGCCATGATGATGACCTCCTTGAAGTGGGGGATGTCCACCAGCTTCATGTTGGTGGAGGCCGGCGCGCTGCACTCCGGGCAGTTGGTGTTGAAGACCAGGACCTCGCTCTTCATGGTTTCCACGTCGTTGCCGGCCGGTTCTTCGTCCAGGTCGTCGTCGTCGGCCCGGATCCCCAGCTGGCCGTCCTGCTGGGCCGTCCGATTGAACCGGGTCACGGTGAGGGCCTCGTCCCTGTGGGGGGCCGAGGGGTTCTCCACAAAGCTGTTCCCCGACGGATCCTCGATCACCAGAGTGAATTCCTGCTCGACGTCTTTCAGCTTCTTCAGCTTCAGGATGAACTGCTCTATCTTGTGGGCCAGCTCGGGTTCTGCTGCCCTCCTTGCAGGCTGCTCCTGCTCCAGGCCCGACACGGCCCGGTCCAGGAGGCCCTCCACAGTGGAGAGGGAGCCCTTCTGGGTGAAGGGGGGGATCTCAAAGTCCAGCTCGGGGATCCTGGTGGTGGCGCTGTCGGCTTTCACCACCTCCCGGTTCAGGTCCTGCTTGGTTCGGATCCTCAGTGTGTAGCAGATGCCCTGCTCCTGGATCTGCCCCGCAGACTGGATCTCGGTGTTGGACCAGCTGCAGGCGGGGCAGCTGAACGAGCTGACGATGATCTCCTTAAAGAAGGGGATTCTGGTCAGCAGCAGGCGGGTGGTACCGTTCTGGTGGCAGTTCATGCACAGACTCTCGATCTCCGTGGGCTGCTGGTTTTCGTCGTCGGCGCTGATGTCCTTAAAGACGCTGTGGTCGCCGCCCCGCGCGTTTTCCTCTGAGATCACGGACATTTTCCGGGATGAGCGGTACCTTTCAGTTGAAATTACCGTTCGCACGCGCTGTGGTTCGGCCGCAGAACTTTCCAGACTGTTCTCTCCACGTTTGTTTCCAACATGACGGGCTCTTccggcttcttcttcttctgccagAACAGGAGCACCGCTGAACCCTCTGCTGCGCTCTGCTGGCCGGTTTAGGTACTACATCAACAAGGAAGCCAGAAGACTACTACTGAGTTGCAAGCCTCAGCTTGTTTTTAAAGCTCTAGCTCTAAACCAAGACATCTTTACAAGAAATTACAGAACAAGATCAaactatgagaaaaaaaaaagcaaaattaaaaaataaatccaactagctgcaaaaaaaaagcagatagaAAAAAGATATGGTCATTATGGCACCTTGTTCTCCtccgtggtctgctggggaagcagcattgcagtcagtgacaccaacagactgaacaagctgatcaggaaggcgggttctgtcattggctgcaaacaggacacatttgaagcagtgatggagaggaggtccctgaacagactcctttcaatcatggacaaccctgagcatcctctccatcctctcctgaacaaacagcggagctccttctctaggaggctcagacagctctgctccaaaactgcccggtaccaaaagtcattcatacccaatgcaataaccctgtacaacaacacacaatgcagaagataacctttgcacatttttcattatctctttatttagttgttttctattttgcacatttcttttgcacatctttttacttgcactgttctgtaaatagctttttaaatgatAATACCTTGATGActgtatttatgctacattttcttgttcttgctttttttttacttaattctaagtcttttttccctctgctgtcagttgccatggtgacaaacaaatttcccacgagtgggatcaataaagtatccctgattctgattctgattataagatgtgttttttttctgtgttgagttTTGATCCTTCATCATTACTTACCCCGCTTAGAAAGGGGTGAAGTAAAGCTGATCCTATattcaccttttttatttttccaaagcgTGTTTAAGTAAATGTTTCTAACTAACTAACAGAATTATTCTTACTTTCAGGTACCAGTCAATAGTGAAAGGAAGTAACGGCCTCCCGCCAGAGGACCGCCTGCTGAAGTTTCTGGTTGATAACAACTCTGATGCAGAGGAGAGCGTGCAGTGCGCCAACTGTGACCAGGAAAGTAACACCAAGGTAAGATTCCTTGAACACACTTCTCTACTGCAGTGTcatcaaataccattttcttctCTAAAACCTGAGAGATGAACAATAACCGCGTAAACAGATGAACCTTGTAATGCTAGAAAAGACAATTcggtattttttaataaaggtgACACAAAGCATGAACCAATTTCAACAATAGGGTCAGAATATTCATAAACATTGAGCCCCCATCAGTgcagagatgaacattttcttctgtctaCCAGCGTTCAAATACACAATGTGAAGAATTTAAATAGGATCATTGCTGACTGAAAAGAATTGATAGAGAATGGAGTCAAAgtgaatgtagaaaaaaaattaatcatccatcattaaagattttatttaattctagTCTTATCTCTTATTTTTTCTGACAATTTTACCGGACACTTTAACCACGGAGTAAAatcaatagattttttttaagcatcagtccaattcaattaatctttgtttaaaaaaaaaaaaaccttcatagCCAAGGCTCCAAAGTGCTGGGATGATGAACAAAAACACTCCAGGATAAAATCCATAAatacacactgcaaaaacaggccccttagaaATGACCCCATTAGcacatttactttaaataagcaaaaagaaaaaactgtagatggagtaagaaaaatggtctcattaggaattattattttaagaaaagcatTCTAGTCATTCCGAAATgctttctcaaactaagatttttttgcttttgaaaaactttaagaatttttgtttttgcaagatggaaaataagacattttcctGAAGATTCCGTTTTTGCAGTTTGGCCTCATTATCTTTTGCAGCTTAACGCTGATAAAGCAGAGAagtaaaatgtgtgtttgtgtgcacacagGAAGCAGGAGTGATGTATTACTGCAACACCTGCTGCCAGCCCCTCTGCGCCGCCTGCAGAGAGACGACACACAAGGCCAGGATGTTTTCCCACCACGAGATCGTCCTGCTGGCCAAACGCACCAAAGCCAAACACAGGAAATGCTGTGAGCTCCACGTGTAACGGTCTTCATAAAGACCAAGAGCGGATCCAAGGATCCCTTACTGTGCCATTTCAAAAAAGATGGTCAGTTTTACAAATGCCAcctttgtgtctgcagctcttcACGATGAGCCCTACATCCTTTTCTCAACAGAGAAAAACTCCATGCTTTGCATCAAATGTTTCAGAGACATGCAAGTGTGAGTTCCACCACCGATCCGTCTGTGAGATCCGCTTTTCTCCACCTCTGAATAAATTTGCtgcttttgcttgtttttttgcaggGAGAGCCGAACTCACTGCATAGATATTGAAACGGCGTACGTGCAGGGGTGTGAGATGTTGGACCAGGCGGTGCTGGTGAGACCATCTCCATGTTTATAACAGCACATGATGAGCAGGTGTGTTCAGAATCTGCTGAGCCTCCTGAAGGAGGGCAGAAGGCGTCTCTATTTGTTTGGTTGTGGATCGCTCGCAGTCGGACAACGTCACTTGGAACATGCCGGACGGGTTTTGGATGTGACAAGGACTTAagcttaaatgaaaatgtttgcacCGTTCATTAACCCAAAGTGGTTTATGAGAAACGTGTAGCTTTTGCTGTGCAGGTGGTGAAGGACCTGCAGAACTCAACTGGAGAAGCAATTCATCTGCTGAGAGCAATGATAGGAGAAGTGGGTCTGaacatggaggaagaggagagtgCAATCTGCAGCCTTTACAACAGCTTACAGGTCAGAGGAagaatctttttattgtttttactttgttgtGAATTAAAAACTGGtctaacactgtttttttttttagaactttaagGAGATTCCATATTTCTAATCAAAGTCAACGCAGATGTTGATTCAAATCTAGGAAACTCTTGATATAAAGGCTAAAAGAGTGTCTGCACTGTCCCTCTGCAGCATCTACACCGTGTCTCTGCAGCGTCTGCACTGTTCCTTTGCAGCGTCTGCAGCATCTGCACTGTTTCTCTGCATCATCTGCACTATGTCTGCAGCGTCTGTACTGTTCTTCTGCAACATCTGCATagtttttctgcagcatttGCACTATGTCTGCAGCGTCTGCACTGTTCTTCTGCAACATCTGCATagtttttctgcagcatttGCACTATGTCTGCAGCGTCTGCACTGTTCTTCTGCAGCGTCTGCACTAtgtctgcagcatctgcatTGTTTCTCTGCATCATCTGCACTATGTCTGCAGCGTCTTTACTGTTTCTCTGCAGCATCTGCACTATGTCTGAAGCGTCTGCACTGATCCTCTGCAGCGCTGGCACAGCTTGGCCACTGGATGTCTCTCCTAATCCAACTCAGAAACTGAAGGCTCCACATAAGAAatgcaaatcttttttgttgtttttttcctttactgtTTCAAAAATTCATCATCAGAGAGCTGAAGGCCATCAGAGGAATAATAAAGATGCTTTTCTCTGATCTGACAGGATAAACtggcagagaggaagaagattctGCTGAAAGCAGCTCAGAGgtaaaaataaggaaaagttTGTGCCATAGTTTTGTTCTCCTGCTGCCACCGGCAGCCTGGATCCTGGTTGTGACACGCTGTGTGGAATTCAGGGAGATGATTGGCATCTTGTTTACTGTGCAAGGATCTCTCTGCACCACAGACAGTCTCACATGAACAAAAAGCCGAGCTGCGCTTAAACTACTTCAGCTTTTAGAACCAAGTTTGCAGAAGCGAttcaggcagacaaagaatgtGGTCGTGTTCAGCAGATGAACAGAGTTACTGAAGAACAGCCACAGCTGCTCAATAAGAAGACTGTAGGatccaggctttttcaaacaagatgaaaaggattttctgcagtaaatgtaatgtttacaAAGAAAGGTCAATAAGTTGCACTGTATTTATTACAGAGGAAGGCTTAATACCTAAAGATCAACATATAGAATGAAATTATTTGAACGTTAACCACTAATCTGGTAGCAAACTACAGAAAGATGTCGTCTGCTGTGGTTCCCCACGGCAGGCGATTGGTATGGGGTTCCGTCCgtgccaaaaatatgttttggtgTCCAatgtctatgtctttggtccataGACAGTGGATGCAGaaacatattttcatatttttggccCAAACGGAACCCCATAGATTGGAGGAACAGAAGTTTTCTTTTGACATTGTGCTTTGTTGGCGCATGAAGAGGTGGGAGCAGAAGTGGCTGAATCCGTCTCAGCTCTGGCTGACCTTTGTGGCCGCCGTCGTCCGTCTCCGTCGGCCTGGTTTTTCCTCGCTGCCTGGAAGCCGGCGAGCAGCGAGCTTCCCAGAAGAGGCTATTTATATCCCCGTGTGTGTCCGTCCTCACGCCGCGTGTTTGTCAGGAGAGCAGACACAAACGTGCTGATGGTGGTGCTGAAGTATGGATGAACagatgtggtgttttttttatgtttttgtgtgtgtttacagtCAGCACGAGGAGAAGGAGCGAGCATTAAAGGAGCAGCTGTCACACCTTACCGCCCTCCTGCCAACCCTCCAGGTGAGGAGCAGAATTTAAATAGCCATAATAATCATATGGGAATGTCAAACAAATCCAACAAATGTAACTTATAATGGGAGTGAGGTGAGCAAACAGTGATGGATCTGCATAGAAATGCTGTTAACTGTAAAACAGGAACTGCAGAGACTCCATGGTTTTTACAGCACAGGAGCAGCCAGCGGcaagctacttcctgtttgaaaaaccttattttgaagcctctgttttttagtttatatgatttaaaatcagatttttttgtaatCAAGTTCAATTTAGGTTTTTTGTCACACAGAACTGctattttgagtttaattttctttatcgaTACCCTCCACTGTGGGAAAAATGCCACGAAAACAtgttataaacaacaaaaaacaccaagaaaTAATCTAACTGAACGTGGAGGTGGACCAGTGCCAGACTAAAGCAGAGCGGCCCCCCCTGCCCTGAGTCGTTTGGGTCACAGAAGACATCTGCTCTAAGAGAGATGGAATCGTCTGCAGAAGAAGAAAGACGAAGCAGTTCATCAAACCATGACCCCCCAAGCATCATCAGGGTCTCCAGTCCAACCTTAAAATTCCACCAAAAAGCAAAGTCCTGCCTCAAATAagaaatgacccccccccccccccccccccccaaggaaCCAATTCCTCATGGATGGAAGTTCTGTTCTGAAAACTGTGGGAATACCGAGCGATCCTGCAGCCGGAGAGCAAAGAGCTCTGCTGGGAATAAGAAAATAGGACTCAGAGATATTTCATGTATTATTCGGCCTGACTTCAGCTTAATGCAAAGAGAAGGACTTCGGGTTTGATTCTGGCTTCAGCCGGCAGTGAGCGAGGAGACGCTACAGAATGAGGAATGGCTCTCATCAGATCTCTGCTGGAAAATCATCAGGAATATTCTGGGACCAACAGTTTCCCACCTTGAAGCAGCATCGAAGCAGTTTCCCTGCGTCGATCTGAGACGGGATGTTTGGTCAAATTACGGAGAGGAGTGTCATGTATGTGTGAGCTGAGGGACTGCTGAACACCAGCGTGACCTCCAGAAAACAAACCATGCCGTCCTCCCTCATGTCTTTAAGACACGTTCACTGTCTGAGACTAAAATCTGACCTTCAGCCTGTCACGCACATGCATGCTGCGGGTGACAGGTCGTAGTGTCAACACGTAAagctggacaagcagggagggaattcttctttttctactgttcactAGCACATGTCCGACATGTTGAAGCAGTGCAGATCTGGTGAATCCTGCCTCAGACTTTTTCTTCctcagctccattccgatacaTGAccgacttggtgtcatagagcTCCAGCCGGGCGACAAACTGCAATTTTTAATTTGTCCtgcgtgatcaattttcaaatgtttggcacttctgtgaatcaaacgtgacgccatccatacgtcccGACCAAATCCAAGTCTCCTGTTTGGTCAAAGCTCAACCTGGTTCCAATTGAACCCGCGTTCAATGGCtgcgcgttttgtacgtagagcccaaaggCGGTCGTAAACATTTCCGTAGAGATGTTGTAGATAACCCCCCCAAATCCGGCAAACTTTGTGCGAGGTGCCCGTTGGTGGCGTTCACGTGATACGTGCGCGCTCCTCGATGCAGCCTGAATGTTAGACATgaaggaaattagacaatcagggcctagtttgtgtggacgtcctacggGCAGTTAAGCATCACGTGCACACcacgtgcgtgcagcatttgcgtgcggtcagtaaggagaCACGCCggcatcacccgtacgtcataagtgcgtgaAACGTACGAATAGTTTACGGTGCATTGACCACACCCAGAACAATGGTaccttccattttcatgacatcctttGAGGTCACCGTACAGCAAAGACCCCCCTCCGTAAGATGCCGcccctcctctctacgaccctgaAAAACCAAAAATGGATGCGTcatgtgactaagactttaACCTGTTGGAGAAGGAAGAAACTTTGTGCTCGTCTGTCTTTAGCTAAACGACCAAACATTTAAGTGTTTGGGTCATAAAGCTGCAGCAGATATTAAAAACGCATGACAGAAGCCACGGTGCATAGACCAGAAATGACGTCATCTGTAACAGAACACCTGCACTGCACAGTTTGTGCTGCTCATTTTAACATAAACATTATTTTGATGATAAACTATTTCCATCTTAAACCCAAAATTCTGTTTATTCTAGAAGTCTGGAGGGTTTTGCAGCAGCAGGATCAGTGATTCTGAATCtattctgtttgtttctctgcagCAGGAATCCGTCTTCAGGCTTTGCTCCTTTCTTTAATTCCAGATTCATTCCTCATCTTTGTCCACTTTCACTCTTTGGCCAAACTGAAACCAGGTTTTCGCTCTAACCGGCGTCTCGGCTGAAAGCCTTTTTGAAAGGTTGCTCTTTGGGCGACCTCTCGACAAACTGCCGTTTTCACACCTGAGTGATGCCTCAGCTCTGAACTTTCACCTCTGACTCTTTCAGGTCCACCTGGTCACCTGTTCTGCCTTCCTCAGCTCAGCAAACAAGTACGAGTTTTTGGACATGGGCTATGTGAGTGCACTGTGAGAGCCGCATTCACCCGCTTGTGAGCAAACAAATCAGGTTCAGAGGAAACAACTGAAGTTAGACCTTCTCATTTCAAAATGCTCAGTCAGGAGTTCCATGAGAGACGTTTCTGCATGTCTGGACTGAGGCTGAAACTGTTCTCTCCATCAATTCTTGCTTACGCAGCAACTCATG
The nucleotide sequence above comes from Oryzias latipes chromosome 5, ASM223467v1. Encoded proteins:
- the zpr1 gene encoding zinc finger protein ZPR1, whose translation is MSVISEENARGGDHSVFKDISADDENQQPTEIESLCMNCHQNGTTRLLLTRIPFFKEIIVSSFSCPACSWSNTEIQSAGQIQEQGICYTLRIRTKQDLNREVVKADSATTRIPELDFEIPPFTQKGSLSTVEGLLDRAVSGLEQEQPARRAAEPELAHKIEQFILKLKKLKDVEQEFTLVIEDPSGNSFVENPSAPHRDEALTVTRFNRTAQQDGQLGIRADDDDLDEEPAGNDVETMKSEVLVFNTNCPECSAPASTNMKLVDIPHFKEVIIMATNCDSCGHRTNEVKSGGATEALGTRITLHVTDPSDMTRDLLKSETCCVLIPELEFELGMGALGGKFTTLEGLLKDIKDLIVVKNPFICGDSSTEDRLQKLTQFGEKIDQIVAGEMKIHVILDDPAGNSYLQNVYAPEEDPEMTVEKYTRTFEQNEDLGLNDMKTEGYQEEK